One genomic segment of Jaculus jaculus isolate mJacJac1 chromosome 2, mJacJac1.mat.Y.cur, whole genome shotgun sequence includes these proteins:
- the Gpr146 gene encoding probable G-protein coupled receptor 146 isoform X1, translated as MTDEELQSLGEAAMWSCGPLNSTVWGEESLCWNLRLGLWVLSLLYLGAGVPVGLGYNALLVLANVTNKSSMTMPDVYFVNMAVAGLVLTALAPVYLLGPAHSRWALWSLGSEAHVTLLILFNVASLVTMYSTALLSLDYYIERALPRTYMASVYNTRHVCGFVWGGALLTSFSSLLFYICSHVSSRIAECARMQNTEAADAILVLTGYVVPGLAVLYALALISRVRREDTPLDQDTGRLDPSAHRLLVATVCTQFGLWTPYYLSLGHTVLVLRGRTVDGQYLGILQVAKDLAKFLAFSSSSVTPLLYRYINKTFPSKLGRLVKKMQCGRRRCAPDPAGVQQVMSQA; from the exons atgaCAGATGAAG AGCTGCAGAGCCTGGGTGAAGCTGCCATGTGGAGCTGTGGTCCACTCAACAGCACTGTGTGGGGTGAGGAGTCGCTGTGCTGGAACCTGCGCCTGGGGCTGTGGGTCCTCTCGCTGCTCTACCTGGGAGCAGGGGTCCCTGTGGGCCTGGGCTACAATGCCTTGCTGGTGCTGGCCAACGTGACCAACAAAAGCAGCATGACCATGCCGGATGTGTACTTTGTGAACATGGCTGTGGCGGGGCTGGTGCTCACAGCGCTGGCCCCTGTGTATCTGCTGGGCCCTGCCCATTCCAGGTGGGCCCTGTGGAGCCTTGGCAGTGAGGCTCACGTGACACTGCTCATCCTGTTCAACGTGGCTTCCTTGGTGACCATGTACTCCACGGCCCTGCTCAGCCTTGACTACTACATCGAGCGGGCCCTGCCTCGCACCTACATGGCCAGCGTGTACAACACGCGGCACGTGTGTGGCTTCGTGTGGGGCGGGGCGCTGCTGACCAGCTTCTCCTCCCTGCTCTTCTACATCTGCAGCCACGTGTCCTCGCGGATCGCCGAGTGCGCCAGGATGCAGAACACCGAGGCTGCCGACGCCATCCTGGTGCTCACCGGCTACGTGGTGCCGGGACTGGCTGTGCTGTACGCGCTGGCGCTCATCTCGCGGGTCCGCAGGGAGGACACACCCCTTGACCAGGACACAGGCAGGCTGGACCCCTCTGCACACAGGCTGCTGGTGGCCACTGTGTGCACCCAGTTTGGGCTCTGGACGCCGTACTACCTGAGTCTGGGTCACACAGTGCTGGTTTTGCGGGGCAGGACCGTGGATGGGCAGTATCTGGGGATCCTGCAGGTTGCTAAGGACTTGGCCAAATTCTTGGCCTTCTCAAGCAGTTCAGTGACGCCGCTTCTCTACCGCTACATCAACAAAACCTTCCCCAGCAAACTTGGGCGGCTGGTGAAGAAGATGCAGTGTGGCCGGCGGCGCTGCGCCCCTGACCCTGCGGGGGTCCAGCAGGTGATGTCGCAGGCATAG
- the Gpr146 gene encoding probable G-protein coupled receptor 146 isoform X2 → MWSCGPLNSTVWGEESLCWNLRLGLWVLSLLYLGAGVPVGLGYNALLVLANVTNKSSMTMPDVYFVNMAVAGLVLTALAPVYLLGPAHSRWALWSLGSEAHVTLLILFNVASLVTMYSTALLSLDYYIERALPRTYMASVYNTRHVCGFVWGGALLTSFSSLLFYICSHVSSRIAECARMQNTEAADAILVLTGYVVPGLAVLYALALISRVRREDTPLDQDTGRLDPSAHRLLVATVCTQFGLWTPYYLSLGHTVLVLRGRTVDGQYLGILQVAKDLAKFLAFSSSSVTPLLYRYINKTFPSKLGRLVKKMQCGRRRCAPDPAGVQQVMSQA, encoded by the coding sequence ATGTGGAGCTGTGGTCCACTCAACAGCACTGTGTGGGGTGAGGAGTCGCTGTGCTGGAACCTGCGCCTGGGGCTGTGGGTCCTCTCGCTGCTCTACCTGGGAGCAGGGGTCCCTGTGGGCCTGGGCTACAATGCCTTGCTGGTGCTGGCCAACGTGACCAACAAAAGCAGCATGACCATGCCGGATGTGTACTTTGTGAACATGGCTGTGGCGGGGCTGGTGCTCACAGCGCTGGCCCCTGTGTATCTGCTGGGCCCTGCCCATTCCAGGTGGGCCCTGTGGAGCCTTGGCAGTGAGGCTCACGTGACACTGCTCATCCTGTTCAACGTGGCTTCCTTGGTGACCATGTACTCCACGGCCCTGCTCAGCCTTGACTACTACATCGAGCGGGCCCTGCCTCGCACCTACATGGCCAGCGTGTACAACACGCGGCACGTGTGTGGCTTCGTGTGGGGCGGGGCGCTGCTGACCAGCTTCTCCTCCCTGCTCTTCTACATCTGCAGCCACGTGTCCTCGCGGATCGCCGAGTGCGCCAGGATGCAGAACACCGAGGCTGCCGACGCCATCCTGGTGCTCACCGGCTACGTGGTGCCGGGACTGGCTGTGCTGTACGCGCTGGCGCTCATCTCGCGGGTCCGCAGGGAGGACACACCCCTTGACCAGGACACAGGCAGGCTGGACCCCTCTGCACACAGGCTGCTGGTGGCCACTGTGTGCACCCAGTTTGGGCTCTGGACGCCGTACTACCTGAGTCTGGGTCACACAGTGCTGGTTTTGCGGGGCAGGACCGTGGATGGGCAGTATCTGGGGATCCTGCAGGTTGCTAAGGACTTGGCCAAATTCTTGGCCTTCTCAAGCAGTTCAGTGACGCCGCTTCTCTACCGCTACATCAACAAAACCTTCCCCAGCAAACTTGGGCGGCTGGTGAAGAAGATGCAGTGTGGCCGGCGGCGCTGCGCCCCTGACCCTGCGGGGGTCCAGCAGGTGATGTCGCAGGCATAG